The following DNA comes from Paludisphaera rhizosphaerae.
GTTGAGGGTCTGGGGATGATCTGGCTCGTTAATCTCGGCCTCGACCGCCAGTGGGCCCGAGACTCGCCGCACCTCGGCGGCCCCGGCCAGGGGGGCATGCGTCAGGGCGATGCGATCGGGGACGCCGGGAGAGGCGACGAGGACGGAGAAGGGCCCGGAACGGGGGATGTTCGGTCCCTCGGCGGCGACCACGGCCAGGCTCTCGCGCGGTACGGCGAGCGGGAAGGCGTGGTCGATGAATCCGTCGGTCGTGAGGGTGAGCCGATAGATGTAGTCGTCGCCGCCGGCGAATCGGATGCTGCTGTCCGGCTTCGCCGGGAAGGCGAAGAGCCGGACGATGTAGGTTCCGTCTGAAGGCGCGTCGAAGACGATCCGCGGGTCGAGACCGCCGGCGTCGTCGTTCTGAGCCAGCACGAACCCATCGGCCGAGACGACCTGGAGCACGCCGTCCATCGGTGAGCCGAGAGAACGGGCGGCCTCGACGTCCGCCGTGAGCGTCGCACCGGCTTTCAGGTCGACCGCGAAGCCGTCGACGTCACCCCGCCTGGCGAGCCGGCCGTTGATGGTAGTGCGGGGCTCGCTGAGCTTCTGGGGCCGTCTCGGGTCGTCGTTGGGCTCCGCCTCGGCCGTCTCGGGCAAGGCGCCCACGATAAACGGCCGGAGGCTTGTCGCCCCGTCCTGGTCGTAGACGCGCAGCCAGCGCACGCCGGGAGCGGCGTCGGGCGCGACGACGATCGAGAGGACGCCTTTCTTCTCCGTCGCTGCAACCGAAAGCCCTTCGCCGTCGACCCAGCATTTCACCGGCCAGTGGTCGAACGTCCCGGACATGGTCACGGAAGCCGACTGGCCTCGAGCGGCTCCGGGGGGGAACAGCCCGGTGAGCGTGGGAGGCTTGGCCTTCAAAGGTCGGTTAAGCGAGGCGAGCAAAACGAGTGCGAGCAGCGAGGCGAGGAGACGAGGCCGGCTCATCCCATCAACTCCCGGATCGGCGTGGGGTCGGAGACGAGGAAGGTAGGGCGACCGGCGGGGGTGTGGAGGATCTTGCCCGGATCGATGCCAAGCTTCGCGTAGATCGTGGCCACGA
Coding sequences within:
- a CDS encoding PPC domain-containing protein, which encodes MSRPRLLASLLALVLLASLNRPLKAKPPTLTGLFPPGAARGQSASVTMSGTFDHWPVKCWVDGEGLSVAATEKKGVLSIVVAPDAAPGVRWLRVYDQDGATSLRPFIVGALPETAEAEPNDDPRRPQKLSEPRTTINGRLARRGDVDGFAVDLKAGATLTADVEAARSLGSPMDGVLQVVSADGFVLAQNDDAGGLDPRIVFDAPSDGTYIVRLFAFPAKPDSSIRFAGGDDYIYRLTLTTDGFIDHAFPLAVPRESLAVVAAEGPNIPRSGPFSVLVASPGVPDRIALTHAPLAGAAEVRRVSGPLAVEAEINEPDHPQTLNDLASVSGRIDPPGDRDAYRIGLKKGETRRFRLESRAFGLPLDAVLSILGPTGEVLAETDDVGESKDPELRFSPKEDGEFRVVVRDLHDRGGPRFAYLLSVVRSTPDFSLTLANDVFEVAHGKETKVVVTIDRKGGFGGEIELQAEDLPAGVEVKPVSSAASGDSAKKATLEIRSQGEAASGPFRIVGRARGDGGFERTARAKIADFEIETERPWLTILPAPPQSKP